A region of the Longimicrobiaceae bacterium genome:
CCGCGGACCTTTTCCCTCACTCGCTCGTACTCCTGCACGGTGGCGAGCAGGGCCTGCCGGGTGAGCAGCCCCTGCGCGACGAGCTGCTCCTCGTTCGAGACCCTGTCGCGTAGCGCCTTCAGCGTCGCTTCGGAGGCGGCGACGGACTGCTGCATGCTGGAGCGCGACTGCGTCAGGAAGGCGGCCTGCAGCTCCGCGTCGCGCCCCCCGAAGTGGGAGAGCTGCCGCTGGCGTGCGTCCAGCTCCGCGACGCGCGCCCTCGCCTGGCGGATCCGCTCCTCCAGGTCGGGTCGGGCGAGCCTCGCCACCACTTCCCCCTCACGGATCGTGTCTCCCACCTGGACCGCGAACTCGGCCACGCGGCCGTCGCTCTCGGACGCCACCTCGTACACTCCGCCGCTGAGGACCAGGATCCCCGCCCCGCCGACCCGCTCGGGGATGCTCCCGAAGATCCCCCAGACCAGCGCCGCCGCGAGCACGCCGCCCAGCGAGGCGAGCGCGAGCCACCCCTTCCGGGTGGTCACCTGCATCATCTGGTCGAGCTGCTCGGGCGAGGAGAGGCGCTCCAGCGCCACCTCGCGGAAGATGTTCCTGCGCTCCGACATCTCCGGTCTCCAGTGCAAAGGGGGAAGAGGGGCGGGTCACTCCCGCGGGGTTCCAGGCGCGCCGACCGCGAAGCGCAGCCGGGCGAGCGCGGTCGCGTGGCGCAGCTCCCCGTCGATGTGGGACAGCGTGGCCGAGGTCAGACCGTCCTCGGCGTAGAGGACGTCGAAGAGCGTGGAGCCGCCGAGCTGGAACCTGCGGCGCTCGTTCTCCACCACCGCCGAGTGCAGCTGGACCGCCTCGGCGGTCTGCCCCAGCTCCTCCGCCGAGCGCCGGAGCGTCTCCGTGGCGGTCTCCGCCTCCAGCGCGATCCTTCGGGTGAGCTCCCGCTCCGCGCCGGCGGCGTCCTGCTCGTCGGCTGCGCTCTGCAGCGCCAGCCCCTCCGCGGTCCGGTTCCCGAGCGCGAGCCCGGTGGAGAGCTTCACCCCGGCGTGGAACCCGCTCCGGCCGGAGAGCGGGGCCAGCATCCGGTCGAGCGCGGCCCCCTCCTCCACGCCCGTGTAGCCCATGCTGAAGCCCAGGTCCACCTGCGGGCGCAGCTCGCTTCGCGCCCCGCGCAGCAGGGTCCGAGCGGCCTCGTGCCTGCGGCGCACCGCGGCCAGGTCGGCGCGTGAGCGGAGCGCCTCGGCCGCCAGCGCCTGTGCGGAGGGGATCGCCCCCGGCAAGGAATCGCCCGGTGCGGGGAAGGGAGTTGCCGGCGGGGGGAGCGTGGACAGCGAGTCGGCAGGGATCCCCATGGCCAGCCCGAGCGCCTGGCGCGCGGCGGTCAATCCCTGCTCCCCGGCAACCCGCGCAGCCCGCCTGGAGGCCAGGCTGGCGCTCACCCGCACCAGGTCGGCGG
Encoded here:
- a CDS encoding TolC family protein, producing the protein MPEATPILRPLRQVCRAVLPIGWIAVAASAAGGQEQHPARLTLEDVVRTTLSASAEVRFAEAGVRRQDGLVRQTQGAFDSRVRTTLSAQRVEDPAQAVAADAGTTTHQGMEYSVGLDRRLRSGIVLSPQVAVSRAEVPGSDLLARNLATASLDVLVPLGRGRGGGLATAQNVAARGARAAASAELRHRHAESVARSVEAYWGYVAAVQRGKVLREAETRAVRLVDETRRLVDADGLPAADLVRVSASLASRRAARVAGEQGLTAARQALGLAMGIPADSLSTLPPPATPFPAPGDSLPGAIPSAQALAAEALRSRADLAAVRRRHEAARTLLRGARSELRPQVDLGFSMGYTGVEEGAALDRMLAPLSGRSGFHAGVKLSTGLALGNRTAEGLALQSAADEQDAAGAERELTRRIALEAETATETLRRSAEELGQTAEAVQLHSAVVENERRRFQLGGSTLFDVLYAEDGLTSATLSHIDGELRHATALARLRFAVGAPGTPRE